One genomic window of Streptomyces sp. NBC_01498 includes the following:
- a CDS encoding sigma-like protein — MSNAEKNADDITTQGDHHTPAPPKNGTTTQGDHHTPAPPKDGTVKPLGDHHTPAPPK, encoded by the coding sequence ATGAGCAACGCCGAGAAGAACGCGGACGACATCACCACGCAGGGGGACCACCACACGCCCGCGCCGCCGAAGAACGGCACGACCACCCAGGGCGACCACCACACTCCGGCACCGCCGAAGGACGGGACGGTCAAGCCGCTGGGTGACCACCACACTCCGGCGCCGCCGAAGTAG
- a CDS encoding MFS transporter, whose amino-acid sequence MLLDVTQTADTPAQDLSPRRRPRPRIHRAWFVAAVAFVTIIGAAAFASLPGLLIDPLHEEFDWSRGEIGFAVSVNLALYGLTAPFAAALMDRFGIRRVVAVALTVIATGSALTVVMTAAWQMVLYWGVLVGLGSGSMALAFAATVTNRWFVARRGLVTGILTAAGASGQLVFLPLLSWLVTNHGWRPASVTVAMSALVVVPFVWLLLRDHPADVGLAPYGTDEFTPKPPPVTGAARRAVTVLFQAARTGPFWLLAGTFAICGASTNGLVKTHFVPAAHDHGMAITAAASLLAVIGVFDIVGTVASGWFTDRFDARRLLAVYYALRGVSLLFLPMLLGPDVRPPMLFFIVFYGLDWVATVPPTIALCREYYGADSAIVFGWVLASHQIGAGIVAFAGGVLRDVTGSYDLVWYASGALCAAAALMALLIRNRTKEASDSLIEAA is encoded by the coding sequence ATGCTTCTTGACGTGACACAGACAGCCGACACTCCCGCACAGGACCTCTCCCCGCGCCGGCGACCCCGGCCCCGAATACACCGGGCCTGGTTCGTCGCCGCCGTCGCCTTCGTGACGATCATCGGGGCCGCCGCCTTCGCCTCCCTGCCCGGACTGCTCATCGACCCCCTGCACGAGGAATTCGACTGGTCGCGCGGCGAGATCGGGTTCGCCGTCTCCGTCAATCTCGCGCTGTACGGGCTGACCGCGCCGTTCGCCGCCGCGCTCATGGACCGGTTCGGCATCCGCCGGGTCGTCGCCGTCGCGCTGACCGTCATCGCCACCGGCTCGGCCCTCACCGTCGTCATGACCGCCGCCTGGCAGATGGTCCTCTACTGGGGCGTCCTCGTCGGCCTCGGCAGCGGCTCCATGGCACTGGCCTTCGCCGCCACCGTCACCAACCGCTGGTTCGTCGCCCGGCGCGGACTCGTCACCGGCATCCTCACCGCCGCCGGCGCCTCCGGTCAGCTCGTCTTCCTGCCGCTGCTCTCCTGGCTCGTGACGAACCACGGCTGGCGCCCCGCCTCCGTCACCGTCGCCATGTCCGCGCTCGTCGTCGTCCCGTTCGTCTGGCTCCTGCTGCGCGACCACCCGGCGGACGTGGGGCTCGCGCCGTACGGCACCGACGAGTTCACGCCCAAGCCGCCCCCCGTGACCGGCGCGGCGCGGCGGGCCGTCACCGTCCTGTTCCAGGCCGCCCGCACCGGGCCCTTCTGGCTGCTCGCGGGGACGTTCGCGATCTGCGGCGCGTCCACGAACGGCCTGGTCAAGACCCACTTCGTCCCCGCCGCGCACGACCACGGCATGGCCATCACGGCCGCCGCCTCACTCCTCGCCGTGATCGGCGTCTTCGACATCGTCGGCACCGTCGCGTCGGGCTGGTTCACCGACCGCTTCGACGCGCGCCGGCTGCTCGCCGTCTACTACGCGCTGCGCGGCGTCTCGCTGCTCTTCCTGCCGATGCTGCTCGGCCCGGACGTCCGGCCGCCGATGCTGTTCTTCATCGTTTTCTACGGTCTGGACTGGGTGGCGACCGTCCCGCCGACGATCGCGCTGTGCCGCGAGTACTACGGCGCCGACAGCGCCATCGTCTTCGGCTGGGTGCTCGCCTCGCACCAGATCGGCGCCGGGATCGTGGCGTTCGCGGGCGGTGTCCTGCGGGACGTCACCGGCTCGTACGACCTGGTCTGGTACGCCTCCGGGGCGCTGTGCGCGGCGGCGGCGCTGATGGCTCTGCTGATCCGCAACCGTACGAAGGAGGCGTCCGACAGCCTGATCGAAGCGGCTTGA
- a CDS encoding outer membrane protein assembly factor BamB family protein, with product MEQLTQHDPRRIGPFEVLGRLGAGGMGLVYLARSASGRRVAIKTVRTELAEDQLFRVRFTREVEAARAVSGFYTAAVVDADPRAAVPWLATAYVPAPSLEEMVNRCGPLPVQGVRWLAAGIAEALQSIHGEGLVHRDLKPSNVLVVEDGPRVIDFGIASGVSNTRLTMTNVAVGTPAYMSPEQARDSRSVTGASDVFSLGSTLVFAATGHAPFHGANPVETVFMLLREGPDLEGLPDDLRPLIDSCMQMDATKRPTPADLQSQLAPHLFASGSDDSGTASAWLPASATEMIEERRGGGRVNAAAAAAAARPPLPPPPSHHPPPPPHAPDRDAAWRRAAGDAAPAVPGPMGEGRGAPVRLPGAPVPIGPGPRVADTRTALSVDAGPTTGWIRPPAGLTAAEPPAGMVPAPAVPPGPAPDGAAPGRWRPWRFRMSNDVWGTPVVDGDLLYVTSFEVHALDVGSGRRQFKTRDVAWAMAVAGGRIHASDGPTLYALDGKDGTERWRFPTDAWVYSLKTDRGTVVTATRGGGVQAWEASTGEKLWQITGAQTDFETPEAGPTIADGTVYVWQNARLRALDARTGNERWSYPIGDGASCGGVPVRLTPASDGSVYVAAGTRVLSIDTASGRVRWHFESPAVFLSPPAFAPGPAVTGGGVYLADYLGTVYALDATTGKDRWRIATEARKSLEPVLVTAGNVHVGSGKALYTLDAVAGTPKWRFAAGGEVVGAPVVADGRLHFGSADHVLYTLDAGGGQLRWKLATGGEITGSPVARGGVVYACSKDRCVYALDAIKGTATGRGAR from the coding sequence GTGGAGCAGCTGACGCAGCACGATCCGAGACGTATCGGGCCCTTCGAGGTGCTCGGGCGCCTCGGCGCGGGCGGCATGGGGCTCGTCTATCTCGCACGCTCGGCCTCGGGCCGGCGTGTGGCGATCAAGACGGTCCGCACCGAGCTCGCCGAGGACCAGCTGTTCCGTGTCCGTTTCACCCGCGAGGTGGAGGCGGCCCGCGCGGTCAGCGGCTTCTACACGGCCGCCGTGGTGGACGCCGACCCACGGGCCGCCGTGCCCTGGCTGGCCACCGCCTACGTTCCGGCGCCCTCCCTGGAGGAGATGGTCAACCGCTGCGGCCCGCTGCCCGTACAGGGCGTGCGCTGGCTCGCCGCCGGCATCGCCGAGGCCCTCCAGTCCATCCACGGCGAGGGCCTGGTCCACCGCGACCTGAAGCCGTCGAACGTGCTGGTCGTGGAGGACGGGCCGCGCGTCATCGACTTCGGTATCGCCTCCGGGGTCTCCAACACCCGGCTGACCATGACCAACGTGGCCGTCGGCACCCCCGCGTACATGTCGCCCGAGCAGGCGCGCGACTCCCGCAGCGTCACGGGCGCCAGCGACGTCTTCTCGCTCGGCTCCACGCTGGTCTTCGCCGCCACCGGCCACGCGCCCTTCCACGGGGCCAACCCCGTCGAGACCGTCTTCATGCTGCTGCGCGAGGGCCCCGATCTGGAGGGGCTGCCCGACGACCTGCGCCCCCTGATCGACTCCTGCATGCAGATGGACGCCACCAAGCGGCCCACTCCCGCCGACCTCCAGTCGCAGCTCGCCCCGCATCTGTTCGCCTCGGGCAGCGACGACAGCGGTACGGCGTCGGCGTGGCTGCCCGCGTCCGCCACCGAGATGATCGAGGAGCGCCGGGGCGGCGGCCGGGTCAACGCTGCCGCCGCCGCGGCGGCGGCGCGTCCCCCGCTGCCCCCGCCGCCCTCCCACCACCCGCCGCCGCCCCCGCACGCACCCGACCGTGACGCCGCGTGGCGCCGCGCGGCCGGCGACGCCGCACCGGCCGTGCCCGGCCCGATGGGCGAGGGCCGGGGCGCCCCGGTCCGGCTCCCCGGCGCCCCCGTCCCGATCGGCCCCGGCCCCCGTGTCGCCGACACCCGCACCGCCCTCTCCGTGGACGCCGGTCCGACCACCGGCTGGATCCGCCCGCCCGCCGGGCTGACCGCCGCCGAGCCGCCGGCCGGTATGGTCCCGGCCCCCGCCGTCCCCCCGGGCCCGGCCCCCGACGGCGCCGCACCGGGCCGCTGGCGGCCCTGGCGCTTCCGGATGTCGAACGACGTCTGGGGCACACCCGTGGTCGACGGGGACCTGCTGTACGTCACCTCGTTCGAGGTGCACGCGCTGGACGTGGGCAGTGGCCGCCGCCAGTTCAAGACCCGCGACGTGGCCTGGGCGATGGCCGTCGCCGGAGGCCGTATCCACGCCTCCGACGGCCCGACGCTGTACGCGCTCGACGGCAAGGACGGCACCGAGCGCTGGCGGTTCCCGACCGACGCCTGGGTGTACTCGCTCAAGACCGACCGGGGCACCGTCGTCACCGCCACCCGCGGCGGCGGCGTCCAGGCGTGGGAGGCGTCCACCGGCGAGAAGCTGTGGCAGATCACCGGCGCCCAGACCGACTTCGAGACCCCCGAGGCCGGACCCACCATCGCCGACGGCACGGTGTACGTCTGGCAGAACGCCCGCCTCCGGGCGCTCGACGCGCGTACCGGCAACGAACGCTGGTCGTACCCCATCGGCGACGGCGCGTCCTGCGGGGGCGTACCGGTGCGCCTGACACCCGCGTCCGACGGGTCCGTCTATGTGGCGGCGGGCACCCGTGTGCTCTCCATCGACACCGCGAGCGGCCGGGTGCGCTGGCACTTCGAGTCGCCCGCCGTCTTCCTCTCACCGCCCGCCTTCGCGCCCGGCCCGGCCGTGACCGGCGGCGGTGTGTATCTCGCCGACTACCTCGGCACGGTGTACGCGCTGGACGCCACCACCGGCAAGGACCGCTGGCGCATCGCCACCGAGGCCCGCAAGTCCCTGGAACCGGTCCTGGTCACCGCCGGGAACGTGCACGTGGGCAGCGGAAAGGCGCTCTACACGCTGGACGCGGTGGCAGGTACGCCCAAGTGGCGCTTCGCCGCGGGCGGCGAGGTCGTCGGCGCGCCCGTCGTGGCGGACGGCAGGCTGCACTTCGGCTCGGCCGACCATGTCCTCTACACGCTGGACGCCGGCGGCGGACAGCTCCGCTGGAAGCTGGCGACGGGCGGCGAGATCACGGGCTCCCCGGTGGCGCGCGGGGGAGTGGTGTACGCGTGCAGCAAGGACCGCTGCGTCTACGCGCTGGACGCGATCAAGGGCACGGCCACGGGCCGGGGCGCCCGCTGA
- a CDS encoding flavin-containing monooxygenase, which produces MASDIDLTNDRPVYVIGGGPGGLAAAAALRARGVRAVVLEKSEAVGASWRGHYDRLHLHTTRKLSALPGLPMPRSFGRWVSRDHMVRYLEKYAEFHGLEIVTGVEITSVERSADGENWLLHGTGGRELTGPAVVVATGFNHTPRLPSWPGVESYGGELLHASAYRNPRPYEGKDVLVVGVGNTGAEIAVDLVEGGAARVRLAVRTVPHIVRRSTAGWPAQRTGILVRRLPVRLVDRAGRIMARISVPDLTDRGLPRPDTGLYSRVREGAVPVQDMGLIAAVRKGKVEPVAAVGSFDDNKVVLADGSRITPEVVIAATGYHRALEGLVGHLGVLDERGHPVVRGGRTSAKAPGLYFTGFTNPISGMLRELSRDSERIARAVASRAAKSRAAKQR; this is translated from the coding sequence ATGGCCAGCGACATCGACCTCACCAACGACCGTCCCGTGTACGTCATCGGGGGCGGGCCTGGCGGTCTCGCCGCCGCCGCCGCCCTGCGCGCGCGGGGCGTACGAGCCGTCGTACTGGAGAAGTCCGAGGCCGTCGGCGCCTCCTGGCGCGGCCACTACGACCGGCTCCATCTGCACACCACCCGCAAGCTCTCCGCGCTGCCGGGCCTGCCGATGCCCCGGTCCTTCGGCCGCTGGGTCTCGCGCGACCACATGGTGCGCTACCTGGAGAAGTACGCGGAGTTCCACGGCCTGGAGATCGTCACCGGCGTCGAGATCACGAGCGTCGAACGGTCGGCGGACGGCGAGAACTGGCTGCTGCACGGCACCGGCGGCCGGGAGCTGACCGGACCCGCCGTCGTGGTCGCCACCGGCTTCAACCACACGCCCCGGCTGCCGTCCTGGCCGGGCGTGGAGTCGTACGGCGGTGAACTGCTGCACGCGAGCGCGTACCGCAATCCCCGCCCGTACGAGGGCAAGGACGTGCTCGTCGTGGGCGTCGGCAACACGGGCGCCGAGATCGCCGTCGACCTGGTGGAGGGCGGCGCGGCGCGGGTGCGGCTGGCGGTCCGTACCGTCCCGCACATCGTGCGCCGCTCCACCGCGGGCTGGCCCGCCCAGCGCACCGGCATCCTCGTGCGCCGGCTGCCGGTGCGGCTGGTCGACCGGGCCGGCCGGATCATGGCCCGGATCTCGGTGCCCGATCTGACGGACCGGGGGCTGCCGCGCCCCGACACCGGGCTGTACTCGCGGGTGCGCGAGGGGGCCGTCCCGGTGCAGGACATGGGGCTGATCGCGGCGGTACGCAAGGGCAAGGTCGAACCGGTCGCGGCGGTCGGGTCGTTCGACGACAACAAGGTGGTGCTGGCGGACGGTTCGCGGATCACCCCCGAGGTGGTGATCGCCGCGACCGGCTACCACCGCGCCCTGGAGGGCCTGGTGGGGCACCTCGGGGTGCTGGACGAGCGGGGGCACCCGGTGGTGCGCGGCGGGCGGACGTCCGCGAAGGCGCCGGGGCTGTACTTCACGGGCTTCACCAACCCGATCAGCGGGATGCTGCGGGAACTGTCACGGGACTCGGAGCGGATAGCACGGGCGGTGGCCTCGCGGGCCGCCAAGTCCCGCGCGGCCAAGCAGCGTTGA
- a CDS encoding TetR family transcriptional regulator: protein MTGQVRTVDGRVAGRRGQATRQKLLDCLSEMLSTSPYRDVKVIDVARKAGTSPATFYQYFPDVEGAVLEIAEEMAKEGSGLTDLVSGRSWAGKAGRQTADELVEGFLDFWRKNDAILRVVDLGAAEGDKRFYKIRMKILSSVTNSLTDSVKELQSKGRVDKDVNAAAMAGSLVVMLAAVAGHQKGFQTWGVKQAELRPNLALLVHLGITGRKPAK from the coding sequence ATGACAGGACAAGTACGTACCGTCGACGGCCGCGTGGCCGGTCGGCGCGGCCAGGCGACGCGGCAGAAGCTGCTCGACTGCCTCAGCGAGATGCTCAGCACCTCGCCGTATCGGGACGTCAAAGTCATCGACGTGGCCCGGAAGGCAGGCACTTCACCCGCGACCTTCTATCAGTACTTCCCGGACGTCGAGGGCGCTGTCCTTGAGATCGCCGAGGAAATGGCCAAGGAGGGCAGCGGATTGACCGATCTGGTCTCCGGGCGCTCCTGGGCGGGTAAAGCGGGACGCCAGACCGCGGATGAACTCGTGGAGGGATTCCTCGACTTCTGGCGCAAGAACGACGCGATCCTCAGGGTCGTCGATCTCGGCGCGGCCGAGGGCGACAAGCGGTTCTACAAGATCCGCATGAAGATCCTGAGTTCGGTCACCAACTCCCTTACGGATTCGGTGAAGGAGCTCCAGTCCAAAGGCCGGGTCGACAAGGACGTCAACGCCGCCGCCATGGCGGGGTCACTGGTGGTCATGCTCGCCGCGGTGGCGGGGCACCAGAAGGGCTTCCAGACCTGGGGCGTGAAGCAGGCCGAACTGCGCCCGAATCTGGCCCTGTTGGTCCATCTGGGCATCACGGGCAGGAAGCCGGCGAAGTAG
- a CDS encoding VOC family protein, with the protein MVAFAEGVPCWVDVSLPDVRAGKRFYGDLFGWTFDPEGDADSVPAYGSYVNAFSDGKRVASLAAKRDGRMPTAWGVYFATSDAVALVERIKEAGGGMVMDPTIVGPYGTMAQGVDPGGAVFGLWQPGSHSGFEKQGEPGSFCWAEVYTRDKESVDLFYESVFGFVGKDLPDEPADFRAWSPAGSEPGGDSAVGGRSVITDAFPKEMPGHFLVYFSVADCDETVAETVRLGGRVRESAADTPYGRVAGLVDNQGAAFAVLAEPEAA; encoded by the coding sequence ATGGTCGCATTCGCGGAAGGCGTGCCGTGCTGGGTGGATGTGTCGCTTCCCGACGTCCGGGCGGGCAAGCGTTTCTACGGCGACCTGTTCGGCTGGACATTCGACCCGGAAGGTGACGCGGACTCCGTCCCGGCATACGGGAGTTACGTGAACGCATTCAGTGACGGAAAGCGCGTCGCCTCCCTCGCCGCGAAGCGGGACGGCCGTATGCCGACCGCCTGGGGCGTTTATTTCGCGACATCGGACGCCGTCGCGCTGGTCGAGCGAATCAAGGAGGCCGGGGGCGGAATGGTGATGGATCCGACAATCGTCGGTCCGTACGGCACGATGGCGCAGGGCGTCGATCCCGGCGGCGCCGTCTTCGGCCTCTGGCAGCCCGGCTCGCACTCCGGCTTCGAAAAGCAGGGCGAGCCCGGATCTTTCTGCTGGGCGGAGGTCTATACGAGGGACAAGGAGAGCGTCGACCTCTTCTACGAGTCGGTATTCGGCTTCGTCGGCAAGGACCTCCCGGACGAACCGGCCGACTTCCGCGCCTGGTCCCCGGCCGGTTCCGAACCGGGCGGTGACAGCGCCGTCGGCGGGCGAAGTGTCATCACCGACGCATTTCCCAAGGAGATGCCGGGGCATTTCCTCGTTTACTTCTCCGTCGCGGACTGCGACGAGACCGTCGCCGAGACGGTACGGCTGGGCGGCCGGGTCCGGGAATCCGCCGCCGACACCCCGTACGGGCGGGTCGCCGGTCTCGTGGACAACCAGGGCGCGGCCTTCGCGGTCCTGGCGGAACCGGAGGCCGCCTGA
- a CDS encoding pyridoxine/pyridoxamine 5'-phosphate oxidase, protein MSDDERRAFHEALRGARVWDRGLAGFDTDDVPDQPLTLFRRWFVAAVAAGQEEPHAMTLATADRAGHPDVRTLLLHDADARGWHFASHATSAKGRQLAERPWAALGFYWPAQGRQVRVRGRVLAAGPEESRADLGVRSTGALAAALTGRQSEVLGSAGELERASRAAWERARTEPDAPAPTWTRYVLDADEVEFFQGDAERRHVRLRYRRTEGERASGRGPIPATDPVPAPAPAPAPAGTGGGWSRELLWP, encoded by the coding sequence ATGAGCGACGACGAGCGGCGGGCGTTCCACGAGGCCCTGCGGGGCGCGCGGGTCTGGGACCGCGGTCTGGCCGGTTTCGACACCGACGACGTCCCCGATCAGCCGCTGACGCTGTTCCGGCGGTGGTTCGTGGCGGCGGTGGCGGCCGGGCAGGAGGAACCGCACGCCATGACGCTCGCGACCGCCGACCGCGCCGGGCACCCCGACGTACGGACGCTGCTCCTGCACGACGCCGACGCACGCGGCTGGCACTTCGCCTCGCACGCCACCAGCGCGAAGGGCCGCCAGCTGGCGGAGCGTCCGTGGGCGGCGCTCGGTTTCTACTGGCCCGCGCAGGGGCGACAGGTGCGGGTACGGGGCCGGGTGCTGGCCGCCGGGCCCGAGGAGAGCCGCGCCGATCTGGGCGTACGGTCCACCGGGGCGCTGGCCGCGGCCCTCACCGGGCGGCAGAGTGAAGTGCTGGGCTCCGCCGGTGAGTTGGAGCGGGCGTCGCGGGCCGCGTGGGAGCGGGCCCGGACCGAGCCGGACGCACCGGCACCGACCTGGACGCGGTACGTGCTCGACGCCGACGAGGTCGAGTTCTTCCAGGGCGACGCCGAGCGCCGCCACGTACGGCTGCGCTACCGCCGTACGGAGGGCGAACGGGCCTCCGGCCGGGGGCCGATTCCCGCCACCGACCCTGTCCCTGCCCCTGCGCCCGCGCCCGCTCCCGCCGGGACCGGCGGCGGCTGGTCGCGCGAACTGCTCTGGCCCTGA